From Paenibacillus sp. GP183, one genomic window encodes:
- the fliQ gene encoding flagellar biosynthesis protein FliQ translates to MSSEFVIKIASEAVYTVLKASAPMLLIGLVVGLIISIFQATTQIQEQTLAFVPKIVAVLLSILIFGPWILNSLVDFTYNLLNNLYKFVG, encoded by the coding sequence ATGAGTTCGGAGTTTGTTATCAAAATTGCCAGTGAGGCTGTCTACACGGTGCTCAAGGCCAGCGCCCCGATGCTGCTGATTGGCTTGGTCGTGGGTCTGATCATCAGTATTTTTCAAGCAACCACACAAATTCAAGAGCAGACGCTTGCATTTGTTCCCAAAATCGTAGCCGTTTTGCTTTCCATATTGATATTTGGTCCCTGGATTCTCAATTCGTTGGTTGATTTCACCTATAATTTGCTGAACAACCTTTACAAATTTGTCGGTTAG